TTTGGAAAAATAGTCTCCCAGGGCATCGCCCAGCAGACAGGAGGCCGCGCACAAAAGGCATAAGACGGTAAACAGACATCTTTTCATGGTATATGCTCCTTAGCAGTATTCACCCTTAATATATCACAACCCGGGGGGCCTTGTCAATAAGGTTTTTGCATAATATAGGGCGGAGCCACGGGGAAGGCTTGCTTTTTCATATGCGGTGTGGTATAATCGGTCTTGACTGCACAACACAAGGCATGCCCGCCCTGATTTTACGGCGGGCCGTAAGGATAAACTATGGAAAAAATCAAGATAACCCAAGAGGGTTTGGACAAGGTAAATCAGGAGCTGGACAATCTGGTAAAGAACGAAAGGCCCCGTATCATAAACAGGATCAAGGAAGCCAGAGAGCTGGGAGATCTGAGCGAAAACTTTGATTATCACGACGCCAAGCGGGAGCAGGGCGTGGTGGAGAGCCGCATCGCCGAGCTGAAATATATATTGGAAAACGCGGAGCTCACGGAAGCTGCCGGCACCGACAAGGTGCAGATA
This genomic window from Abditibacteriota bacterium contains:
- the greA gene encoding transcription elongation factor GreA; its protein translation is MEKIKITQEGLDKVNQELDNLVKNERPRIINRIKEARELGDLSENFDYHDAKREQGVVESRIAELKYILENAELTEAAGTDKVQIGSRVKIFLESMGMENEFTIVGPAESDIAAGKISCDSPMGEALMGAGTGDEIEFNTPGGLQKCKVLAIN